The Gossypium hirsutum isolate 1008001.06 chromosome A03, Gossypium_hirsutum_v2.1, whole genome shotgun sequence genome contains the following window.
tttttagtAAACTTTCATGTTTTTATCCTGCAAAATATCAATCCcaaatattttatcatattaatgTTTTTGAACCTTGCATAATTTTTTTAGATGGACCTTGGAGTTGGCTCCTTTGTGCTAATGAATGCAGTTACTTCACGGCAAGCACGAAACACTTGCTAGAATTTCTTTTTCACACTTGCTGCTGTATCCATCCTTACATCCATTTTAAATGTTCCCGCAAAATATTCTGGAATTCTtggtttagtaattttagttAGTATACCTTCATATTTATGAAGCTTGTTTTTATATTCTGGTATTTGCTTTTTGATTGGTCCTATACAGTAAGTTGACTTTCTAACTCTCAGTGTACCAAAGTTGGTTGACTAATGGGCTAAATGTTTATCTTCTTTCTAATGAAAGCTTATTTGGTAAGGACAATTTAGGACTGTACCTAATGTCCCATCCCATTGGTGTATGCTTTATcatagtgtttttatttttttgcaccTACAGCTTTATTCTTGGATATGTTGTCTGTAAGATTCTTGAGATCCCCTGAGAAAAAAAAACTGTATTCTTTGCATTTTGATGTCAATCTTCGATTCAAGTCTCATTTAGCTGAAAAACAGCTTGTATTGATTAGAAGGAAATTGAAAATGATAAGAGGAAAAGAATTTCTATATTAATTTTTAGGACCATTTCTTCCATTGGATATTTGTCTTCTTTCTACGGAATAATAGGCTACCAATTGTTCTTTTTCATCTAAAAAGAGTAAAATGGTGTTATGGTCCATGCAGTCCCTTTTTATTAGTAACTCTTCTCATCATGTCATCTTGATACAAGATTTTGTCAAGTGATTACTTGTTATTGTACCTAGGATACTGGGGTATGTATCTTGTTGGTGTTCAGGTCAGCTACTATCTCTTCTTTGAAAATCATACTACCAAGCAGCGAAGCAAGCATGAAACACGAATCAGAATCTGCCTTCTTActattatgttttggtataaataactCTCATGTCGTTTTTGTTGCCAAATTGGTTGTGTTCATTCCTAAAAAATTGATTGCATGAAGAGTGACCTGATTCTTGTTACCTTTGCTTGTCGCAGGATTTTAACGTTGCTTATAGACAGATATATTGAAAGAATTTCATGTAGAATGGTAGGATATTGTATAtttactaatttgtaaaactatctTGGAATTTACAATCATGATTCACTAAACCGTGCTATGCAATTTTTTGCAGTGCAACCTGGCTTATGTTACTTGGGTGGTGGCTCAAAATCTACAGGTTTtgcaatttcttcttcttcttcctctctttttaaaatttcttgagttaattgcaccaaacatcctcaatttctttttattacaGTTAAGAAGAGGATTGGATGGTACTGGTTCTATGATTATATGTGCTTGTCAACTACTAGTTTGAGTGAAAAACAAAGACATTTTGTGAGCAAAGTGTCCTTTCCTTCTAAGATGTATTTTGGTGGAGCTATTAAACTTAGTTTGACATAGTGTTTTTAATTGCAAAATTCTGATAAACTTTTTAGTGTTTTGTTTTAGTCTCTGATCTTGTATTTGATGGCATGGCAGAACACATTTATCCAGGATGGGAAGGAGATGGCATCAGTGCTTTATACTTATCGCAGCTGTGTCAAAGCACTTCCTCAGGTATTTTAGCCTTAGTTGAttctaatttatacatatttttaaggtACACAATGTTCTAATATAATATGCTAGTTTTAGTGTAAAGCAATGTTCTTTTTTATGTGGTGTAGGGGGTATGTTGGAATTCACAGTTCGGGATTCAGAAACTTGCTGCTGAAACCGGAACTGCTTCGATCTATTGCGGATTCTGGTTTTGAACATCCTTCCGAAGGCAAAGTTTTAAACTCATGTCTGATGTTAACATTCGTGAATTCCATGAATTAAgtcattttgtttttcttgtttttaGTGACTTATAATGGTGGGCAGTATACAAGTTTGgttctttattattttgattctatatttatatttaatctaatttttattatttattttagttttgattctatatttttatttttattttaatttgataatgaattttaatagaaaatttttatatttaaatcatggacattattcttctcaatattttgataatgaattttaatttttttatatttttattttattttttttaaaatttcatgacctttagcggcgtttgtgggaaaagcgcctcTAAAGGCcatgactgtaacaccccaaacccggcccagacgttatgaccgagttcgacatgccacatcgaagcgttcaaaacattttatattgttgatccagaaaaacttacttagtattttaaaagataatttcattataggttaaagtgaatggaagctttgcaccaggtaggaaactggaaaagaggtggtgagtccatcggattgcttaagtactaagctcccttcggatccaatcctagacatgcataccgccattgccacaccttaacgtcatggatatttctaggaaaccgatttgattaagtcatttttaggaaaagtaattaattttggaaaatactttcattgcgaaagctttgcttgttgtgttattttgaaatcaattgttatttttgaaaacgcgccctaaagctatccaattttaacagttaaaataagtaatacctatcttagtaatacatattaaaaccatcaaaaataattaagcggccttattacatttaaaaacccaaaacttcaacgtaaataaaaggatgtccagttcaccagaagaaaatcaaactttcagaatgggtggccactccgaattccctcacagctccaagcccattatggttggggattacctgcgtggatgaaaataaaaggggtgagtttggggaaactcagtgtgtaaattaacccaaccatagcctatatcagctcaaaccacagaaatagaataagttggccttagcccagagcagaattcagaataaaacccataggcccataacagatcagaataGATAttacatgaatgcagaaatctcaacccagattcatccataacacccccgtaccagccttacaccatgtggggagactactcgacccacccaaccactacacaccacagaaatcgcagcgaggctaccagatattgtgacgaagtcaccagatacagatattgtggcagagccaccagatcagataatcgtggcatagccaccagaacagatatatgtggtgagcaaccagatcagataattgtggcatagccaccaggacgcttcctccataatataacccatgtccccatgcaacagatatataatcatggcatacatcatatagaatcagatcgtcatgcttttcagtcaaaagtaaccctaggggtataatggtaattttgcacctaggggtataacagtaattttccatacataggggtattcaagtaatttaattattcttaaggttttcatgcatatcatagccatttacatacgatcagaaacacttaccgcattttcttactgacttgggcccgttggcccattatcccgtttttggcccattaagcccaaaaacatcgaaatgcatggaatcgcgcactctgcagtcttatcactttaatttaccatatacatcaaactattaatctcacgagcattcgtacaTTCGCAAGTTCttaaaataccggcttttcggcttttgccgatctagtctataagagggtgtcagttacacacctgtttgcgacgatatgctgacgagatccacacacgaaccgcctacaattggattactaacacgttaatctaactattcaaatacgaactacgtattaaccctttacaatattcggccaaccacacctatagatcagagtaagcttataagaaattaaTAAGCAACTCATCAACAAttttttgtcagtgtttaccacataatcataatttcactgcaagctgtcttcctgcgcaacagtcactaaatcatttataaatggagctacgaaactccaaatcaagttccgttaaatttccctgaaaatagactcatatatcttctatccataaactTTTCAGAAGTTTTGGtatgaccaatcaataccagatttttcttaaagtttcccatgtttcactatttgactaatctgaccactcttcattaagaatcaaatttctcattgtaaaaaattcaaaatatgttctcgtttattccatttgaaactagactcattaagctttaattatataatttatgaagcttctaactcatcttccacaatttatggtgattttctaaagtcacgttactgctgctgtcccaagcagatttattaccaaatcactcttttacacctaacttgcatgcttgttatttaaacatgtatatcaccaatcaatcatcacatatctatgattttacttaagtataatctccatttcatcattttaaagcacaacatgttagccgatttttccccttagcatctaaggcacatgcatgctcatttgtttggctcaacttcacctatcttccatttttcatcaaaagaacaacaaccatttccttcattttaattcatgactaaatgctcacaacacaactaaaaaccaaaatatgcttcaagagttaaggtagaatcaagaagaactcatgaacatcaagatagaagcaaactaccatgaacttaccttcaattttcttccccaagtgaccgaacattcaagagctttctcctctcctttctcttctctaactttcggctacgatgaacaaagatggacaaaactttgttcttttcacccctttttcttttaataaaatttcatatttcatccatttaattctttaatacaaaagacatgaaatgcccatcatggaacatttacctaaaccattatcatggaacatttacctaacccattatcatggaatatttacctaatccattatcatggaacatttacctaacccattatcaatttgtaccatgaattatttaTATCAAGTGCTCaaattgtctacaacaacatgatggctggccacttcatgtaaaatgggaggtttgacatgcaaatcctcctattttgcactactatttatttggccactacaaattagcttatagcattttcaaacattttcacataggtcctatttcataatttcactcacaaatgacaaaatcaaagcatgaaattttgccaacattcacagaattctcgaaaattggggcgttacaactctacccccttaaacaaatttcggcctcgaaatttacttgatccaaatagttgagggtattgttgacgcatagtctcttctgattcccaagtagcttcttcccttccatgattacaccaaagcactttcactaacgaGACAGATTCCCTtctcagaaccttaacatctcgagctaatatttgcacaggctcctcttcaatggtcaaatcagtctgaacttcaatttctgcaattggcaggacatgagcagggtcagcacgataacgccttaacatggagacgtgaaaaatatcgtgaatcctgtctaactctggaggcaatttcaactgataagccactgggcctactcgcttcaaaacccgataaggcccaatgaaccgcggactcaacttgcccttcttaccgaaccttaatatcttcttccaaggagatacctttaagaagaccatatcacctactgagtactcaatctccttacgcttcaaatctgcatacgacttttgccaatcagatgcttcttttaaccggtccctaattattctgaccttatcctcagtatcagctaccaactctggtccaagaatttgtcgctctcctagttcagtccaacaactaggtgtacgacact
Protein-coding sequences here:
- the LOC107887877 gene encoding uncharacterized protein At4g17910, whose translation is MYLVGVQVSYYLFFENHTTKQRSKHETRIRICLLTIMFWILTLLIDRYIERISCRMCNLAYVTWVVAQNLQNTFIQDGKEMASVLYTYRSCVKALPQGVCWNSQFGIQKLAAETGTASIYCGFWF